A genomic window from Aurantimicrobium photophilum includes:
- a CDS encoding HAD hydrolase-like protein: protein MNSVVTRTWSSVLFDLDGTILDSAPGIIDALTETFQHLGLPVPSREDFMAYIGPPLLASLQERAGLSEAKAREALAIYRNDFRRDGAFDSAIFPGVVGLLDSLRDAGVPLAIATSKPETQARPILDHFGLTEYFTVIAGASENDARTSKAHVVGHALSELGKAGADTSQAVLIGDRIYDVEGAAAHNVPTIIVEWGYGSPTEATGAIATVYSADRLRELLLGN, encoded by the coding sequence ATGAATTCTGTCGTTACGCGCACGTGGTCCTCTGTCCTCTTTGATCTGGATGGCACCATCCTGGATTCCGCCCCCGGCATCATTGATGCTCTGACAGAAACTTTTCAGCACTTAGGACTTCCTGTTCCTTCCCGTGAAGACTTCATGGCCTACATCGGTCCGCCACTTCTAGCCTCACTGCAAGAGCGCGCTGGTCTCTCAGAAGCGAAGGCCCGTGAGGCACTGGCGATTTACCGCAATGACTTCCGTCGAGACGGTGCTTTTGACTCCGCGATCTTCCCCGGTGTCGTTGGTCTGCTGGATTCGCTTCGCGATGCAGGAGTTCCCCTGGCTATTGCCACGAGCAAGCCCGAGACCCAGGCACGACCCATCTTGGATCACTTTGGTCTCACCGAATACTTCACCGTCATTGCTGGTGCGTCAGAGAATGATGCTCGCACCTCGAAGGCTCATGTGGTGGGTCATGCCCTTTCTGAGCTCGGAAAAGCAGGCGCAGATACCAGCCAAGCCGTTCTCATTGGTGACCGCATTTATGACGTCGAGGGCGCTGCCGCCCACAACGTTCCCACCATCATCGTGGAGTGGGGATACGGCTCACCTACTGAAGCTACCGGTGCTATTGCCACGGTGTACTCCGCTGATCGCTTGCGTGAGCTTCTCCTAGGCAACTAG